In a single window of the bacterium genome:
- a CDS encoding glutamate synthase central domain-containing protein, whose amino-acid sequence MSGLYHPRFEHDSCGVGFVATTGGRSYAILERALEAVANLTHRGAVSADGKTGDGAGILTQIPHRLLASDLQHLGVRVARHSDLGVGMIFLPMASGRQARARAIIEETIIKEGLVLFGWRKVPVAVAALGGEAARTRPQIEQVMIGRPERLGPVDFERLLYLARNVIERRWAAERIDDAYISSLSHHTVVYKGMFIAPQLPRFYPDLRDPQFETALAVFHQRYSTNTFPSWPLAQPFRLLAHNGEINTLWGNVNWMRAREADLRSPFWRERMRDLLPVIQAGGSDSAMLDNVLDLLVHSGRDLLHAMMLLVPEAWETVADMPEALRAFYEFHAGLSEPWDGPAALAFTDGRAVGAALDRNGLRPARYTITDDGLVVVASEVGVIDLDPARVVEKGRLGPGRMIAVDTAAGRILTNDTIKAERAGRRPYAAWLSAGRRRLEEVAQEDEAAAGGADRHAALARALTAFGYTQEELQRVLQPMWKDAAEPVWSMGDDTPLAVLSARPRLLYDYVKQRFAQVTNPPIDPLRERLVMSLRTLLGVRPNYLEETPEHARLIELESPLLTNAQLSDLRALEGARTRTLPADFPVAQGGEGLERAVVRLCDEAVYHVEEGAVLLILSDRGAAAASAPIPMLLAVGAVHQELIRRGLRMRVSLIAETGEARTVHQLSALVGFGANAVNPYLVYELIADEAERAGRAPVDALAGYRKTIESGLLKVMSKMGISTVSSYHGA is encoded by the coding sequence ATGTCCGGTCTTTATCACCCACGGTTTGAGCACGATAGCTGCGGGGTCGGGTTCGTGGCCACGACCGGGGGCCGGAGCTACGCCATTCTCGAGCGCGCGCTCGAGGCGGTCGCCAACCTCACCCACCGCGGCGCGGTGTCCGCCGACGGCAAGACGGGCGATGGGGCGGGGATCCTCACCCAGATTCCCCATCGCCTGCTCGCCTCCGACCTGCAGCATCTCGGGGTCCGTGTCGCCAGGCACTCGGATCTCGGGGTCGGCATGATCTTCCTGCCGATGGCGTCCGGCCGGCAGGCCCGGGCGAGGGCGATCATCGAGGAGACCATCATTAAGGAAGGGCTGGTCCTCTTCGGTTGGCGGAAGGTGCCCGTGGCGGTCGCGGCGCTGGGGGGCGAGGCCGCCCGCACCCGGCCGCAGATCGAGCAGGTGATGATCGGCCGTCCGGAACGGTTGGGCCCGGTGGATTTCGAACGGCTGCTGTACCTCGCCCGCAACGTAATCGAGCGGCGGTGGGCGGCGGAGCGCATCGACGACGCGTACATCTCCTCGCTCTCCCACCACACCGTTGTCTACAAGGGGATGTTCATCGCCCCGCAGCTCCCCCGGTTCTACCCGGACCTCCGCGACCCGCAGTTCGAGACGGCCCTCGCCGTGTTCCACCAGCGGTACAGCACGAACACGTTCCCCAGTTGGCCGCTGGCGCAGCCCTTCCGCCTGCTCGCCCACAACGGCGAGATCAACACACTGTGGGGCAACGTCAACTGGATGCGCGCCCGCGAGGCCGATCTGCGCTCTCCGTTCTGGCGGGAGCGAATGCGCGACCTGCTGCCGGTGATCCAGGCGGGCGGAAGCGACAGCGCGATGCTTGACAACGTTCTGGACCTCCTGGTCCATTCCGGTCGGGACCTGCTCCACGCCATGATGCTGCTCGTGCCGGAGGCCTGGGAGACCGTCGCCGATATGCCCGAGGCCCTGCGGGCTTTTTACGAGTTCCACGCCGGGCTCTCCGAGCCGTGGGACGGGCCTGCGGCCCTGGCGTTCACCGACGGCCGCGCGGTGGGAGCGGCCCTCGATCGGAACGGGCTGCGCCCGGCACGGTATACGATCACCGACGACGGACTGGTGGTCGTGGCGAGCGAGGTGGGGGTGATCGACCTCGACCCGGCACGAGTGGTGGAGAAGGGACGGCTCGGCCCGGGCCGGATGATCGCCGTGGACACGGCGGCGGGGCGGATCCTGACCAATGACACGATCAAGGCCGAGCGCGCCGGGCGGCGTCCCTACGCCGCCTGGCTGTCGGCGGGACGACGGCGGCTCGAGGAAGTGGCGCAGGAGGATGAGGCGGCGGCCGGCGGCGCCGACCGCCACGCAGCCCTGGCGCGGGCGCTCACCGCCTTTGGGTACACCCAGGAAGAACTGCAGCGGGTGCTCCAGCCGATGTGGAAGGACGCGGCGGAGCCGGTGTGGTCGATGGGCGATGACACGCCGCTCGCCGTGCTCTCCGCCCGGCCCCGCCTGCTCTACGACTACGTGAAGCAGCGGTTTGCCCAGGTCACCAATCCGCCGATCGATCCGCTTCGCGAGCGGCTCGTGATGTCGCTCCGCACCCTGCTGGGGGTCCGGCCGAACTATCTCGAAGAAACCCCCGAGCACGCGCGGCTGATCGAGCTGGAGAGCCCGCTCCTCACCAACGCGCAGCTCTCGGACCTGCGCGCGCTCGAGGGCGCCCGGACTCGAACGCTGCCCGCCGATTTCCCCGTCGCCCAAGGGGGGGAGGGGTTGGAGCGGGCGGTCGTCCGGCTCTGTGACGAAGCCGTCTACCACGTCGAGGAGGGGGCCGTCCTGCTCATCCTCTCCGACCGCGGCGCGGCTGCCGCGTCCGCGCCGATCCCGATGCTCCTCGCCGTCGGGGCCGTGCACCAGGAGCTCATCCGGCGCGGCCTGCGGATGCGGGTGAGCCTGATCGCCGAAACCGGGGAGGCCCGCACCGTTCACCAGCTCTCGGCCCTGGTCGGGTTCGGGGCCAACGCCGTCAACCCGTACCTCGTCTATGAGTTGATCGCCGACGAAGCGG
- the nagA gene encoding N-acetylglucosamine-6-phosphate deacetylase — MTRAGRKHRGMIVSAGTVFAADRDLSPGHVVIEGGRIARVAAGRPPESVEHLAFPDATLIPGFIDLQVNGGAGVDCMRCGPEAYALLGRYLAATGVTAYLPTVISAPLEEMRSAIAVAVAAAPRRGALPQILGVHLEGPYLNPLRRGAHRAQDLRHPSIAEIEEFHRRGGGLLRIVTLAPELEGADALVRWLAARKIVVAIGHTDATAEEVVAAVGWGARMVTHLFNAMRGFHHREPGTAGAALLTPALIVGVIADLIHLHPATLQLVARVAGPARIALVTDAIAAAGMGRGSYTLGPQTVEVRDGVPRLADGTLAGSVLAMVRGVHNFARAGSIGLRDAVQAASLVPARLLGLGRKGRIAAGCDADLVVLDREGSVALTLVAGEVAYRRNVPA; from the coding sequence GTGACGCGCGCGGGCCGAAAGCACCGGGGCATGATCGTTTCCGCCGGGACCGTGTTCGCCGCGGACAGGGACCTGAGCCCCGGACACGTCGTGATCGAGGGGGGTCGCATCGCCCGGGTCGCGGCGGGACGTCCTCCGGAATCCGTCGAGCACCTGGCGTTTCCGGACGCCACGCTGATTCCCGGCTTTATCGATCTGCAGGTCAACGGAGGAGCCGGCGTGGACTGCATGCGGTGCGGTCCGGAGGCGTACGCGCTCCTCGGCCGATATCTCGCCGCGACCGGCGTCACCGCGTATCTGCCGACGGTCATCAGCGCCCCGCTCGAGGAAATGCGCAGCGCCATCGCCGTGGCCGTAGCAGCCGCGCCTCGTCGGGGGGCCCTGCCGCAGATCTTGGGGGTCCATCTGGAAGGGCCCTACCTCAACCCTCTGCGGCGCGGCGCGCACCGCGCGCAGGACCTCCGTCATCCCTCGATCGCCGAGATCGAAGAGTTTCACCGGCGGGGCGGCGGCCTGCTCCGGATCGTCACGCTGGCTCCCGAACTTGAGGGAGCCGATGCCCTGGTCCGGTGGCTCGCCGCGCGGAAGATTGTCGTGGCGATCGGGCACACCGATGCCACCGCCGAGGAAGTGGTCGCCGCCGTCGGCTGGGGGGCGCGTATGGTGACGCACCTGTTCAACGCGATGCGGGGGTTCCACCACCGCGAGCCGGGGACGGCCGGAGCGGCGCTGCTGACCCCCGCGCTGATCGTCGGGGTGATCGCCGACCTCATCCACCTCCATCCCGCGACGCTGCAACTTGTCGCGCGGGTGGCCGGGCCGGCCCGGATCGCCCTGGTGACGGACGCGATCGCGGCGGCCGGAATGGGACGCGGGAGCTACACGCTCGGCCCTCAGACCGTCGAGGTCCGCGACGGCGTCCCGCGGCTCGCCGACGGGACGCTTGCGGGGAGCGTGCTGGCGATGGTGCGGGGCGTCCACAACTTCGCACGGGCGGGGTCGATCGGCCTGAGGGACGCGGTGCAGGCGGCGAGCCTTGTGCCCGCCCGCCTGCTGGGCCTCGGCCGGAAGGGCCGGATCGCGGCCGGCTGCGACGCCGACCTCGTCGTCTTGGACCGGGAGGGGAGCGTGGCCCTCACGCTGGTGGCGGGCGAGGTGGCGTACCGGCGGAACGTCCCGGCGTGA
- a CDS encoding GNAT family N-acetyltransferase, whose translation MTIRPMREADGDACAAIMLDLPLMARYGVTTAEAARAGLADVFGGTCWGLVAEEDGRAVGFVIYTLRGTFVHSGYVRTVAVAPDAQGRGIGRRLMDAVEAAIFAQGPNVFLLVSTENAGAQRFYEGRGYRRVGEIIDYVRRGITEIVYRKTLGPIRDRDA comes from the coding sequence GTGACGATCCGGCCGATGCGCGAGGCCGATGGGGACGCCTGCGCGGCCATCATGCTCGACCTCCCATTGATGGCGCGGTACGGGGTGACAACGGCGGAGGCGGCGCGGGCCGGGCTCGCGGACGTCTTCGGCGGGACTTGCTGGGGTCTGGTCGCCGAGGAGGACGGGCGCGCCGTCGGATTCGTCATCTACACCCTGCGGGGAACGTTCGTGCACAGCGGCTACGTGCGCACGGTCGCGGTCGCCCCAGACGCGCAGGGACGCGGGATCGGTCGCCGGCTGATGGACGCCGTGGAAGCCGCGATCTTTGCGCAGGGGCCGAACGTGTTCCTCCTCGTGTCGACCGAGAACGCGGGAGCCCAACGGTTCTATGAGGGTCGCGGGTACCGGCGGGTCGGCGAGATCATCGACTACGTGCGGCGGGGCATCACCGAGATCGTCTACCGCAAGACGCTCGGCCCGATTCGGGACCGAGACGCATAA
- a CDS encoding ABC transporter substrate-binding protein yields MSLKRFLALLLVLPLAAGVGALAAVSTTQAAAGKTTLTVGVDQEVVGLDPNKVTAFSSFRRIDLLYNKLVTYDANLRVVGDLAESWDTPDARTYVFHLRKGVQFHDGQEMTADDVVFTIERILDPKTASPGRSYLDAIESVTAADRETVRIRLKYPLASLLSGLASGNAAIVEKTAVEKSGDLQKTEAGTGPFMLAEWVPDNFMRLTKNPHYFKRGLPKVDEVVFRIIPEQASLLAGVRNRSVDMATISDGSVVKQAQADRGLTVLQVPSLNLRIFSFNTTRPPFTDARVRDAIAYAIDREAIVKAAEFGLGEVSGPVPAPDKLWALPVGDFPEYHPNPTRARQMLQDAGAAGAAFKIVASPTYEGGLAVAQVIQSQLRAVGLNPTIENIEWGTYINRWVKRDFDTMVELRGGDPDPDRFLYRTFYSTGAVNNFLFKDAGIDKLLDRGRVHVAAAERKPIYDDLQKALVEKAPAVFLYAPYESQVLQPYVKGFRLIPTGALNYLEQTSIER; encoded by the coding sequence ATGTCACTCAAGCGGTTCCTCGCTCTGCTCCTCGTGCTGCCGCTGGCGGCGGGGGTTGGCGCGCTCGCCGCGGTATCCACCACTCAGGCGGCGGCCGGCAAGACCACCCTCACCGTCGGCGTCGATCAGGAGGTCGTCGGGCTGGACCCGAATAAGGTGACGGCCTTCTCCTCATTCCGCCGCATCGACCTGCTCTATAACAAGCTGGTCACCTACGATGCCAACCTCAGGGTGGTGGGCGATCTGGCGGAATCCTGGGACACGCCGGATGCCCGGACCTACGTCTTCCACCTCCGCAAGGGCGTCCAGTTCCACGACGGGCAGGAGATGACCGCCGACGATGTCGTCTTCACGATCGAACGGATCCTCGATCCAAAGACGGCCTCGCCGGGGCGGTCGTACCTCGACGCGATTGAAAGCGTCACCGCCGCCGACCGCGAGACGGTGCGCATTCGCCTCAAGTACCCGCTGGCCTCGCTGCTCTCAGGACTGGCCTCGGGCAACGCCGCGATCGTCGAGAAGACGGCGGTGGAGAAGTCGGGCGACCTCCAGAAGACGGAGGCCGGGACCGGCCCGTTCATGCTCGCGGAGTGGGTGCCGGATAACTTCATGCGGCTCACCAAGAACCCCCACTACTTCAAGCGGGGACTGCCGAAGGTCGATGAGGTCGTGTTTCGCATCATCCCCGAGCAGGCGTCGCTGCTGGCCGGCGTTCGCAATCGGAGCGTCGACATGGCGACGATCTCCGACGGCAGCGTGGTCAAACAAGCTCAGGCGGACCGCGGGTTGACGGTGCTGCAGGTTCCCAGCCTCAATCTGCGGATCTTCTCGTTCAACACCACGCGCCCGCCGTTCACCGATGCGCGAGTGCGAGACGCGATCGCCTACGCCATTGATCGGGAGGCGATCGTCAAGGCGGCGGAGTTCGGGCTCGGCGAGGTGAGCGGCCCGGTCCCGGCGCCGGACAAGCTCTGGGCGCTCCCGGTCGGCGATTTCCCCGAGTACCATCCGAACCCGACCCGGGCGCGGCAGATGCTGCAGGACGCGGGCGCCGCCGGGGCGGCCTTCAAGATCGTCGCCTCGCCGACCTACGAGGGCGGCCTCGCGGTGGCGCAGGTCATCCAGAGCCAGCTGCGCGCCGTGGGCCTCAACCCCACGATCGAGAACATCGAATGGGGCACCTATATCAATCGCTGGGTCAAACGCGATTTCGACACGATGGTCGAACTGCGGGGCGGCGACCCCGACCCCGATCGGTTCCTCTACCGCACGTTTTACAGCACCGGCGCGGTGAACAACTTCCTCTTCAAGGACGCGGGCATCGACAAATTGCTCGACCGCGGCCGGGTGCACGTGGCGGCGGCAGAGCGCAAACCGATCTACGACGATCTGCAGAAGGCGCTGGTGGAAAAGGCCCCGGCGGTGTTTCTCTACGCCCCCTACGAATCACAGGTGTTGCAGCCCTACGTCAAGGGGTTTCGCCTGATCCCGACCGGGGCGCTCAACTACCTGGAACAGACCTCGATCGAGCGATGA
- a CDS encoding ABC transporter permease has product MIAYIATRLLTLLPVLWGVSVVVFLLIHMIPGDAIQMFLGTQVAMTPAQMDELRRLFGLNKSLPLQYVDWIGRVLRGDFGVSLRTSRAVLPDILTRLPVSAELTALALVFALAIALPVGIASALKRGSAADAAIRIGGLVGLSIPNFWLATMLLLFLPGRILPIASIGIYVRFFANPIGNLTVMVLPAFSLGVVLAAVFMRFVRSSLLEVLGADYVRTARAKGLREHLVINRHALRNALIPVITVVGFQAGYLLGGTVVIEEVFALPGMGRFALNAISQRDYPVVQGVVLIIALLFVLTNIVVDLLYAYVDPRVRYE; this is encoded by the coding sequence GTGATCGCCTATATCGCGACCCGGCTCCTCACCCTCCTCCCCGTCCTCTGGGGGGTCTCGGTGGTGGTGTTTCTCCTCATCCACATGATCCCGGGGGACGCCATCCAGATGTTTCTGGGGACCCAGGTCGCCATGACCCCCGCCCAGATGGATGAGCTCCGGCGCCTCTTCGGGCTCAACAAGTCGCTCCCGCTCCAATACGTCGACTGGATCGGCCGCGTCCTGCGGGGAGACTTCGGCGTCTCCTTGCGCACCAGCCGGGCGGTCCTCCCGGACATCCTGACCCGGCTCCCGGTCAGCGCCGAGCTGACGGCGCTGGCCCTCGTCTTCGCGCTCGCGATCGCGCTTCCGGTGGGCATCGCGTCCGCGCTCAAGCGCGGAAGTGCCGCCGACGCAGCGATCCGCATCGGCGGACTCGTCGGGTTGAGCATCCCCAACTTCTGGCTGGCAACGATGCTGCTGCTCTTCCTGCCCGGCCGCATCCTCCCGATCGCCTCGATCGGCATCTACGTCCGGTTCTTCGCGAACCCCATCGGCAACCTCACCGTGATGGTGCTCCCGGCATTCTCGCTGGGGGTGGTGCTCGCTGCCGTGTTCATGCGGTTCGTGCGCTCCTCACTGCTCGAGGTGCTCGGCGCGGACTACGTACGCACGGCGCGCGCCAAAGGGCTGCGCGAGCACCTGGTGATCAACCGGCACGCCCTCCGCAACGCCCTGATCCCGGTCATCACGGTGGTGGGGTTCCAAGCCGGCTATCTGCTCGGGGGAACGGTGGTCATCGAGGAGGTGTTTGCGCTGCCGGGGATGGGCCGGTTCGCCCTCAACGCCATCAGCCAGCGCGACTACCCGGTCGTGCAGGGGGTGGTGCTCATTATCGCCCTGCTCTTCGTCCTGACGAACATCGTGGTGGACCTGCTGTACGCGTACGTCGACCCCCGGGTACGGTACGAATGA
- a CDS encoding ABC transporter permease: MSPSAAAGRTRPRAPAPLRPRPGLAARFFRAPVAVAGAAIVGAYVLTAAAAPVISAHDPLTMASQALLAPPGGAYPFGTDQFGRDLLSRLVYGARVSLAVSFASVWLALLVGGAAGIASGYFGGWLDGVLMRIMDVIFAFPAVLLAIAIMAVAGTAVWTIVVAIGVVYTPQFARVTRASVIATRALEFVEAARAMGAGTRRILARHILPNIGAPLIVQISLSLSLAILTESALSFLGLGTQPPTPSWGNMLADSRRFMAIAPWTAVFPGAVIACIVLGFNLLGDGLRDLLDPRLGV; this comes from the coding sequence ATGAGCCCGTCGGCCGCCGCGGGGCGGACCCGGCCGCGCGCGCCGGCCCCCCTGCGGCCGCGACCGGGCTTGGCGGCGCGCTTCTTCCGCGCGCCCGTGGCGGTGGCGGGCGCCGCCATCGTGGGCGCGTACGTGCTGACGGCGGCGGCCGCGCCGGTGATCTCCGCTCACGACCCGCTGACCATGGCCTCTCAGGCTCTGCTCGCGCCTCCGGGGGGGGCGTACCCCTTCGGCACCGACCAATTCGGAAGAGACCTGCTGAGCCGGCTCGTCTACGGCGCGCGGGTGTCGCTCGCCGTCTCGTTCGCGTCGGTGTGGCTCGCGCTGCTCGTCGGGGGCGCCGCGGGCATCGCCAGCGGGTATTTCGGCGGGTGGCTCGATGGGGTGCTGATGCGGATCATGGACGTGATCTTCGCGTTTCCCGCGGTGCTGCTGGCGATCGCGATCATGGCGGTCGCGGGGACGGCGGTATGGACGATCGTGGTGGCGATCGGTGTCGTCTACACCCCGCAGTTTGCCCGGGTGACGCGCGCCAGCGTCATCGCGACACGCGCGCTGGAGTTCGTCGAAGCGGCCCGAGCGATGGGCGCCGGGACGCGCCGCATCCTGGCGCGCCACATCCTCCCCAACATCGGCGCGCCGCTGATCGTCCAAATCTCGCTCAGCCTGTCGCTGGCGATCTTGACCGAGTCCGCGCTGAGCTTCCTCGGGCTGGGCACCCAGCCCCCCACCCCGTCGTGGGGGAACATGCTCGCCGACTCCCGCCGGTTCATGGCGATCGCCCCCTGGACCGCCGTCTTTCCGGGTGCCGTGATCGCCTGCATCGTGCTCGGATTCAACCTGCTCGGAGACGGCCTCCGAGACTTGCTCGATCCGCGCCTCGGGGTCTGA
- the murQ gene encoding N-acetylmuramic acid 6-phosphate etherase, whose product MATDHGPATEAINPRTRNLDLLPVLDQARLMNAEDREVPAAVAAVVPQIAEAVGRIADALRRGGRLLYVGAGTSGRLAVLDAAECPPTFGTPPDLVQAVLAGGAGAVAQAAEGVEDDTRGGEREIDARSVGPDDIVVGIAASGGTPFVLGAVRRARARGAATIALACAPSSPLEAACHMAIVPLVGPEVIAGSTRLKAGTAQKLVLNMLSTLAMVQLGKVYGNLMVDLRPSNDKLRRRAVRIVEAAAGATPAEAEEALARAEGRVPVAIIMLAAKLDAAAAADRLARAGGSVRRAIGGERP is encoded by the coding sequence ATGGCCACCGACCACGGCCCGGCGACCGAAGCAATCAACCCGCGCACGCGAAACTTGGACCTCCTGCCGGTGCTCGACCAGGCGCGGCTGATGAACGCGGAGGACCGCGAGGTCCCCGCGGCCGTCGCCGCCGTCGTCCCGCAGATCGCCGAGGCCGTCGGCCGGATCGCGGACGCGCTCCGCCGCGGCGGACGGCTGCTGTACGTCGGCGCCGGGACGAGCGGCCGCCTCGCGGTGCTCGACGCCGCCGAGTGTCCGCCGACGTTCGGCACCCCGCCCGACCTGGTCCAGGCCGTGCTGGCGGGGGGGGCCGGCGCGGTCGCCCAGGCCGCGGAGGGCGTCGAGGACGACACGCGCGGCGGGGAGCGGGAAATCGACGCCAGGTCGGTGGGTCCCGACGATATCGTCGTGGGGATCGCGGCGAGCGGGGGCACCCCGTTCGTGCTGGGGGCGGTCCGCCGGGCGCGGGCGCGCGGGGCGGCCACGATCGCCCTCGCCTGCGCTCCCTCCTCCCCGCTCGAGGCGGCCTGCCACATGGCGATCGTGCCGCTCGTTGGGCCCGAGGTCATCGCCGGCAGCACCCGCCTCAAGGCCGGCACCGCCCAGAAGCTGGTCCTCAACATGCTCAGCACCCTCGCGATGGTGCAGTTGGGCAAAGTCTACGGGAACCTGATGGTGGACCTGCGTCCCAGCAACGACAAGCTGCGCCGGCGCGCGGTCCGGATCGTGGAGGCGGCCGCGGGAGCGACGCCGGCCGAGGCGGAAGAGGCGCTCGCGCGCGCGGAGGGCCGGGTGCCGGTCGCGATCATCATGCTGGCGGCAAAACTCGACGCGGCCGCGGCGGCCGATCGGCTGGCGCGGGCGGGGGGAAGCGTCCGCCGGGCGATCGGGGGCGAGCGCCCGTGA
- a CDS encoding anhydro-N-acetylmuramic acid kinase, with the protein MTSDLFARLRAKPTKQIVGIISGTSADGITAAVVAVTDRVGKPPAVALRGWKTTPYPAEVRRRVVDLFTEPATTQRTASLHYLLGELFADAAVAAIGVAGVAAPAVDLIASHGQTVAHVAVPDPADPWDRAATMQLGEAAVIAERTGRPVVADFRAADMAAGGTGAPFVPYADLLLLGGPTGRIALNLGGISNFTVLPPGARRDDVYAFDCGPSNMMLDGLALAFYGEPCDRDGARAARGRVREDLLADLMGHPFISAPPPKAAGHEQFGRPFLKDLIGRWGALPPEDLLATATVFSAEAIAANIRRFVLPRHPVEEVIASGGGVHNPTLMRRLAAAVAPLHVRPIDEFGVPSDAKEAIAFALLGHASLMGIPGNLPRVTGARHEAILGKFTWPPGAPGGSA; encoded by the coding sequence GTGACCTCCGATCTCTTCGCCCGCCTGCGGGCCAAACCAACGAAGCAGATCGTCGGCATCATCTCCGGCACGTCGGCCGACGGCATCACCGCGGCCGTGGTCGCCGTCACCGACCGCGTGGGGAAGCCGCCCGCCGTCGCGCTCCGCGGCTGGAAGACGACGCCGTATCCGGCCGAGGTGCGGCGTCGGGTGGTCGATCTGTTCACGGAACCGGCGACGACCCAGCGGACGGCATCGCTGCACTATCTCCTCGGCGAACTCTTTGCCGACGCGGCGGTGGCGGCGATCGGCGTCGCCGGGGTGGCCGCACCGGCGGTCGACCTCATTGCCTCCCACGGACAGACCGTCGCCCACGTCGCCGTGCCCGACCCAGCGGATCCTTGGGACCGGGCGGCGACGATGCAGCTCGGCGAAGCCGCGGTGATCGCCGAACGCACCGGCCGGCCGGTCGTCGCGGACTTCCGCGCGGCGGACATGGCGGCGGGCGGGACCGGCGCGCCGTTTGTGCCGTACGCCGACCTGCTGCTGCTCGGGGGCCCCACCGGGCGCATCGCGCTCAACCTCGGGGGGATCTCAAACTTCACGGTGCTCCCCCCCGGCGCGCGGCGCGACGACGTGTACGCCTTCGATTGCGGGCCCTCCAACATGATGCTCGACGGCCTCGCCCTAGCGTTCTACGGCGAGCCGTGCGATCGCGACGGCGCGCGTGCCGCGCGCGGGCGCGTGCGTGAGGACCTGCTGGCGGACTTGATGGGGCATCCCTTTATCTCCGCTCCTCCGCCCAAGGCGGCGGGACACGAGCAGTTCGGGCGCCCCTTTCTCAAGGACCTGATCGGCCGCTGGGGAGCCCTGCCCCCGGAAGACCTCCTGGCCACCGCCACCGTGTTTTCGGCGGAGGCTATTGCCGCGAACATCCGCCGCTTTGTCCTTCCCCGTCACCCCGTCGAGGAGGTGATCGCCTCGGGCGGGGGCGTGCACAACCCGACGCTGATGCGTCGGCTCGCCGCGGCGGTAGCCCCGCTGCACGTGCGGCCGATCGACGAGTTCGGGGTGCCTTCGGACGCCAAGGAGGCCATCGCGTTCGCGCTTCTCGGACACGCCAGCCTGATGGGCATCCCCGGGAACCTCCCCCGAGTGACCGGCGCGCGCCACGAGGCGATTCTCGGGAAGTTTACGTGGCCGCCCGGGGCGCCCGGGGGGTCCGCGTGA
- a CDS encoding serine hydrolase produces MNDRVDASPAGALAPIRRLLEDGVGRAYPGAVLEVSRGGEVVIRWTVGARTLVPGPQPAAPETIYDLASLTKVVVTTPLILQAAAEGRLRLDDPIAAHLPESAASAVTLRHLLTHTSGLPAWIPFYLETSGYDAVIARTAAMAADASPGSQAVYSDLGFILLGEVARRALGKPLDALARERVFTPLGMHDTTYRPLPARRGRIAPTEDGTATEQAMVGEEGRRHTWRRALIWGEVHDSNAHAMGGVSGHAGLFGTADDLTAYGQMWLGGGRGPRGTVLEEDLVREATVRRTPTGTRGLGWALAGTDGWWGAALSPRAYGHTGFTGTALAIDPAHDLVIVFLTNAIHLGRDRTEILALRPKIAAAIAAALC; encoded by the coding sequence GTGAACGACCGGGTCGATGCCTCGCCGGCCGGAGCCCTCGCCCCGATCCGGCGCCTCCTCGAGGACGGCGTCGGACGCGCCTATCCGGGCGCGGTCCTGGAGGTTTCCCGCGGCGGCGAGGTGGTCATCCGGTGGACGGTCGGAGCCCGCACGCTGGTCCCCGGGCCGCAGCCCGCCGCGCCCGAGACGATTTACGACCTCGCGTCGCTCACGAAAGTGGTCGTCACCACCCCGCTGATCCTCCAGGCGGCGGCCGAAGGCCGCCTGCGGCTCGACGACCCCATCGCCGCCCACCTGCCCGAGTCCGCCGCGTCGGCAGTCACACTGCGGCACCTGCTGACCCACACGTCCGGCCTCCCGGCGTGGATCCCGTTCTACCTCGAGACGTCCGGCTACGACGCCGTAATCGCGCGGACGGCGGCGATGGCCGCGGACGCCTCACCGGGGTCGCAGGCGGTCTACAGCGACCTGGGATTCATCCTGCTCGGAGAGGTCGCGCGCCGGGCGCTCGGGAAGCCCCTGGACGCGCTCGCGCGCGAGCGCGTCTTCACCCCTCTCGGCATGCACGATACAACGTACCGCCCCCTCCCCGCGCGGCGCGGCCGCATCGCCCCGACAGAGGACGGCACCGCGACCGAACAGGCAATGGTCGGCGAGGAGGGACGACGGCACACCTGGCGCCGCGCTCTGATCTGGGGGGAGGTGCACGACAGCAACGCCCATGCCATGGGGGGCGTCTCCGGGCACGCCGGGCTGTTCGGCACCGCGGACGATCTGACCGCGTACGGGCAAATGTGGCTCGGGGGCGGACGCGGCCCCCGCGGCACGGTCCTCGAGGAGGATCTCGTCCGGGAGGCGACCGTGCGCCGGACCCCGACCGGCACCCGCGGGCTGGGGTGGGCGCTCGCCGGGACCGACGGGTGGTGGGGAGCGGCCCTCTCCCCTCGCGCGTACGGCCATACCGGGTTTACCGGCACGGCGCTGGCGATCGATCCCGCGCACGACCTGGTGATCGTCTTCCTGACCAATGCGATCCATCTCGGACGGGACCGCACGGAAATCCTAGCGCTTCGCCCCAAGATCGCCGCCGCGATCGCCGCGGCGCTTTGCTAG